Proteins encoded within one genomic window of Papio anubis isolate 15944 chromosome X, Panubis1.0, whole genome shotgun sequence:
- the LOC110740410 gene encoding sal-like protein 4, whose product MSKQVSAAVALLSQKAGSQGLSLDTLNKPSYLTNFPSAASSVTPWLTPFTLKLDRTRVILNIVSQLPSALLPRAWVLCSSRVLSLLWHYTHPRKRKISHQTSEMYVEPKDEAILYKHNCKNCSKVWETGISLQIHSHMHTGERPFMFSVCGHGFTTKGNLKVHFHQYPQVKANPQLFAKFQNQMVVGNVTPRTLCTCPHR is encoded by the coding sequence ATGTCCAAGCAAGTTTCTGCAGCTGTGGCTTTGCTCAGCCAGAAAGCTGGAAGCCAAGGTCTGTCCCTGGACACCTTAAACAAGCCAAGCTATCTCACCAATTTCCCTTCTGCTGCTAGCTCTGTGACCCCATGGCTGACACCCTTCACCCTGAAGCTGGATAGGACACGTGTGATCCTGAACATTGTGTCTCAGCTCCCAAGTGCTTTACTACCTCGGGCTTGGGTTCTGTGCTCTTCCAGAGTCCTTTCTCTACTGTGGCATTATACCCatccaagaaagagaaagataagccACCAAACATCTGAGATGTATGTCGAACCCAAAGACGAGGCCATCCTCTACAAGCACAACTGTAAGAACTGTAGCAAGGTTTGGGAGACTGGTATCTCCTTGCAGATCCATTCCCACATGCATACTGGAGAGAGACCCttcatgttctctgtgtgtggtCACGGCTTCACCACCAAGGGTAACCTGAAGGTACACTTTCATCAATATCCCCAGGTGAAGGCAAATCCCCAGCTGTTTGCCAAGTTCCAGAACCAAATGGTGGTAGGCAATGTCACCCCACGCACTCTCTGTACCTGTCCCCATAGATGA